The window CTGGAAGAGTTAGTGCCTAACGCCCCTTGGTGCTGttgctgggcagcagggaaTAAAGTCTGGCCTCATCCTCTTGACAGCCACCCTTTCAGTACTGATAAGCATTGAGAAGGTGccctccaggctaaacagcaGTAGGTGTATCAGCCTTTCCTGCCGAGGAAGATGCtcctccaggcccctcatcgTCTTTGTAGTCCACTGCTGgactctccagcagttccctgtctttcttgagctgtggagcccagaactggacacaggactccagatgtggccgcaccggggcagagtagagggagaggagaacGTCTTTTGCCCGgctggccacgctctttggAATGCACCTCGGgctgccattggtcttcttggccacaagggcactcTGATGGCTCCCGACCACCCCACTGGCCACCAGGGAACCCACGTCCCTCTCCagagagctcctctccagcaggtcagctccTAACTCTACAGAAGCGTGCGcctattcctccccaggtgtagggcCCTGCACTCAGCCTTGCTGAACCTCGGCAAGTTCCTCTGCGCCCAATTCTCCAGGCTGTCCACGAGCTGCCGAGCAGCCTTTGCACAGCCACTGGGAAGGtgctgaggaggagaaaacCCTATGATCCCAGCGCCCAGTTCTGCCCACCTCAGGATAGACAAACGGAGAAGGAGGAGCTGACACAGAAATGTgtgtgggatggttgggtttATTGTGTTGGATAGCTTGGACTAGAGCCAGCACATGGTGCTGGCACACGGCTGTTGCAGGCTAATGGGGCAGAAGTGTGGATGTGGGCTCCCATGTTGGATCCAGGAGTGACTTCATGCCCGGAGTAGCCCGTGCTGTTGGAACTGCTTCCGTGTTATCTATTTTTGGTCTGACTGTGGGGAGTGGGAGGCGGATGTTGGATCGATGGTGGACCCAGGAGTGACTTCATGCCTGGAGAGCTGCCACTGTTGGAACAGCTTTCATGCCACCTTTTGGGGGGCTGGCTGGGGGGGGGTGGATGCTTGCTGGCTTTGATGTTGGATGCGGGAGGTCTTCATGCCCTGGATAGCCCTCGCTGTTGGAACTGCATCCATCTCATCATTTTTCGGGCTGACTTGGCGGGGTGGGATGTTGGCTTGCATGTTAGACCCAGGAGGTCTTCATGCCTGGGGCAGCCCCCACTGTTGGAACTGGCTCCCGCAGCCTCCTCAGTGCCGGCTGTGGACATGTGGCACTCGACGTGCCACTGAGGAACGGCTTTGCATGCGGGCCtcccctggctgcctgggcCATTCCCTGCTGTCTGGACGCAGGGAAGCCCTCAAGGTCCTCCGTGTCGCCGGTCTGCTGGTGCTGCGAGTTCTCTTCTGAGCAGCTGGAGATGGTGTTCGCCTGCTGCGCTGAGGTCTTCTGGTCCGGCTCTGGGAAGGTGGGGCCCGACCTTGCAGCGGGGAGCGGCTCCGTGTCCGGCTTGTTCCCCGCTGCCTGGGACGCCTCCTGCGCGCAGCCGCTGTGGCTGCTCTGGAGGATCCCAAAGTGCCCTGTGCGGTGGATGGGCGGGAGCTGCTTCCAGTGCCGGGGGTGGGTGTATGGCTGCTCCCACAGCGTGCTTGGCACTGCTCAGGTGCGTCCTGATGGTCAGGAAAAGCTGAGCAGGTTGTCCCTTGTTCTGTGCCCTGCACACTGGTCTggcagctgagctccagcagctgggaagtgTGGGATGGCCCCGACGCTGGCTGGATGGTGGGGCCGGAGCAGCTGTCCTCGGGctcctgggggctgtgggatggctcCAGGCCCTGCTGGCTGGCAGCGCTGAGGGCAGCGAGCTGCGCAAAGGTGCTGGAGGCTGTAAGGGGAGGCGGGAAGGTCAGCAGGATGAACCTGTAGCCCCGGGTAGGGACAGGCTGCCATCCCTCCTGGGGCAGAGAGAGACTCTTTGAAAGCTGCCGCGAGCGCTTGCTGCCAGGTCTTGGCTGACCCCAGCCCGGTGCCACGCGACTCATCGCCTCTTACCGGTACCCAGGCCAGCACATCTGTCGCAGTCCCACTTGTTCGTTCTGATGCTCGAGTAGGAGCATTCTCGGTGGGTGCTCTGCGCTCCACAGGAGCTGCACGGGAtcagctgccagggcctggggaagaaaaggggtTGTGGCCGTGAGGACCAAGCGAGCCAAGGCAGGGAGCGCCCGGCACATCTCTGGTGCTCAGTCCTTGACCTCCCAGACTGTGCTGAGGCTGAGATCCCCCACGGAGCgccagagagctgctgcggTAACTCACCCCTCTTCTTCTGCCTGATCCCTGCCTCCAGCGCAAAAGCAGATGACGGCGTCGCAGTGCCCGTGCCTCTGCAAAACCACTGCGGATGCACGATTGTCCTCCCGCTCTGGTGTTCTacaagagaagggagggaaagtgATGAGCCCCCGGTGTCCCCGGGATGAGATCCAAGGTTATCCCGTCTCATccaccccacccccatttccagcttctccatgaagctGAGGCACGTGCTCCTGTGACAGCCAAGGGCCAGGCCTGCCCAGacactccctgggcaggcccagCGCTTGCGCCTTCTCATCTGCCTGGTTTAGCAGAAGGACACCAACCTGTCAGGGATTCGGATCCCTAGGATGGACATTTCAATACAGAACAGAGTGTTGTCTTGGCAGGCAGGGCACCGGAAGCACGCAATGCCTTCATTCAAGGCCTGTTGCTGCACGAGAAGCACAAGCAGCGTGAGCGTGagcagtgcctggtgctgctgagcaccaagcgtgcctgcagggtgaggggagggctcctacctggacGCAGGCCCGGTGGAACCAGGCATGTTTGCACACTGGGCACACCAGGGTGTGGTAGGATGCAACGTTCCCCACGGTCTGCCGGCACAAGACGCAGGTGGTGCCTCTTGCTGGAGCTGTCACTGCGGTCTGTCGAGGGCgatgctcccagcagaaggacctgggggaagGTGGAAGGGATAGGCATGGTGAGAAGTGATGGGTGGAGGGCAGTGGACCAAGAGGGAGCCCCAGGCCCTGGCCCTGgccctggctctggctctggctctggctctggctctggctctggcaggctgctgggaggtaaCCTTCTGGGTTCCTCCCTgtcttggctgctgctgacagcccttacCTTTGCCAACCAAAGAACTGGGTGACGCATTGTCCATCCTTGGCACAGGGCAGATGAAAGCTCCGCTCACAGCCGCTCTCTGCACATGTGATGGCAGCCCCCCTCTCACCGCAAACACAGCattgctggaaagagcagaacagtcccatcagcagcaggctcagggcctCCATTTCCGgccccacacctctgggcagggcgcaggtgtgggcactgctgggtcACACTCTACAAAGCTGCCTGGTGGACAGGGCACATCTGCAATGGCAGGACTTTGTCCTGGAGGTGGTTGGCAGGGCTGCGATTGCTTCCTCTGTGCCCAGGCTAAGCTGGTATGAGCCTCTCGGGGCACAAATCAGCCTGCTCCGCTCACGTCCTCACCTTCTGGTTTGCCTGCTTGACTTTGCATGTGAGGGCAGCTGAGTCAATGCCCACAGTTCCCTCCTGTGTGGAGCTTTCATCAAAAGAGATGTTGGCaaaaagctgaaggagagaaaagagcagcatCTCATGAGgacaggaaggagggaagcatCTCGGCAGGAAGCGGTCAGGATCGCTTGAGggaactcaccaagcagaacTCGTGGACCCAAAACCAAATCTGGTCAAATGTGCGGCCAAAGATGTTTCGGTCAACATCTCCCCGGCCACACAGCACGCAcgctgcagaggagagagcaaatgTGAGCAGCGGTGAGCAGCTGGCGGGGCCAGGTGTCCCTGggggctgtccccagggtcctgctctgtgcctgccatGCTGGCTGGAGgcggtggaggggaaggggccacGGCAGGCCCAAGGCAGCCGCAGCCCAAGCTGGGCCCCCTTgccaaggagcagaggggcccagccccatgcctgcctgggagctcctgcctgccccttcctcccctctcgGCTCTCAGCCgcaggcagagccccagcacccctctgcccagcatcGGGACCTGTGCACAGGGACGCAGTGCTCTCACCTGGCTCCTGAGAGTCAGACAACTTCCGCTTCCTAGCATACATCATTTGCGTCGACGGTGAGCACTGCAAGAGACCCTGCTCTCTCCACGCCTCACCAGGCCGCACTGACGCTTGCGCTGAGCCCGCCAGCCTGTGCTCTACTCCAAGCTTCACGCGTCACAATGGCTGCACTCTGAcacccactgtgacatcacgcTCACCGCCTCATGGTGGCTGTGGGTGTGGGCCCTTGGCTCCCAAGCAAGACCTCCacaccttctctgggcaacctttgaAAGAATTTCCTCCCAACGTGCTATGTCGATTGCCCTTCTTTTTGTCAGAACTCTGGCCACGATCATTTCAGACGATGCTAACTCACA of the Gallus gallus isolate bGalGal1 chromosome 1, bGalGal1.mat.broiler.GRCg7b, whole genome shotgun sequence genome contains:
- the LOC121110529 gene encoding PHD finger protein 7-like isoform X1; translated protein: MMYARKRKLSDSQEPACVLCGRGDVDRNIFGRTFDQIWFWVHEFCLLFANISFDESSTQEGTVGIDSAALTCKVKQANQKQCCVCGERGAAITCAESGCERSFHLPCAKDGQCVTQFFGWQRSFCWEHRPRQTAVTAPARGTTCVLCRQTVGNVASYHTLVCPVCKHAWFHRACVQQQALNEGIACFRCPACQDNTLFCIEMSILGIRIPDRTPEREDNRASAVVLQRHGHCDAVICFCAGGRDQAEEEGPWQLIPCSSCGAQSTHRECSYSSIRTNKWDCDRCAGLGTASSTFAQLAALSAASQQGLEPSHSPQEPEDSCSGPTIQPASGPSHTSQLLELSCQTRHFGILQSSHSGCAQEASQAAGNKPDTEPLPAARSGPTFPEPDQKTSAQQANTISSCSEENSQHQQTGDTEDLEGFPASRQQGMAQAARGGPHAKPFLSGTSSATCPQPALRRLREPVPTVGAAPGMKTSWV